In one window of Prosthecobacter vanneervenii DNA:
- a CDS encoding DUF1501 domain-containing protein, whose protein sequence is MSPQELITQTRRDFLATSSCGLGTLALASLLKQDGLLAAEASVPANPLATRMSHFAPKAERCIFIFLEGGPSQMDLFDPKPLLNKYDGQPLPDSIVGNAKFAFLQKDTATVMGTSRVFKKHGQCGMDISDLLPHIATCADDIALVRSMHTNQFNHLPGQLMLNCGESRLGRPSVGSWVTYGLGNLSQDLPSYVVMVSKGRGLPGGSSTWSSGFLPSSYSGVMFRNGASPVLNLDNPDGITPQMQSASIRALNDLNRLQHKHIGDPEIAARISSYELAFRMQSAAPELVDLKGESQATLDAYGVNRIEPPIKSNLGGIGNFQTFSRHCLIARRMVERGVRFVNIIHASWDHHSSLDPQLAHNCQMVDQPIAALLKDLKQRGLLDTTLVVWGSEFGRTALGENRKGFKKVTGRDHHPYAFSLWMAGGGIKGGQVYGETDDFAWHVARDPVSIHDFHATILNLFGLDHNKLSYRFQGLDFRLTGVNPAKVVKGLIA, encoded by the coding sequence ATGTCCCCTCAGGAGCTCATCACCCAAACCCGGCGCGATTTCCTCGCCACCAGCTCCTGCGGTCTCGGCACCCTCGCCCTTGCTTCGCTGCTGAAGCAGGATGGCCTTCTCGCAGCTGAGGCCAGCGTCCCGGCCAACCCGCTGGCCACGCGCATGTCCCACTTCGCCCCCAAGGCGGAGCGCTGCATCTTCATCTTTCTTGAGGGCGGTCCCTCACAGATGGATCTCTTCGATCCCAAGCCCCTGCTCAACAAATACGACGGCCAGCCGCTGCCCGACTCCATCGTGGGCAATGCCAAGTTCGCCTTCCTGCAAAAGGACACGGCCACCGTCATGGGCACCAGCCGTGTCTTCAAAAAGCACGGCCAGTGTGGTATGGACATCAGCGACCTGCTTCCTCACATCGCCACCTGCGCGGACGATATCGCCCTGGTGCGCTCCATGCACACCAATCAGTTCAATCATCTCCCTGGCCAGCTCATGCTGAACTGCGGTGAGTCCCGTCTAGGCCGCCCCAGTGTCGGCTCGTGGGTCACGTATGGCCTTGGCAATCTCTCGCAGGATTTGCCTTCCTACGTTGTCATGGTCAGCAAAGGCCGCGGCCTTCCTGGCGGCAGCTCCACCTGGTCCAGCGGCTTCCTGCCTTCCTCGTATTCTGGCGTGATGTTCCGCAACGGTGCATCCCCTGTTTTAAATTTGGACAACCCAGACGGCATCACGCCGCAGATGCAGTCCGCCAGCATCCGTGCGCTGAACGATCTCAACCGCCTTCAGCACAAGCACATCGGCGATCCCGAGATCGCCGCACGCATCAGCAGCTACGAGCTCGCCTTCCGCATGCAGAGCGCCGCGCCGGAGCTGGTCGATCTCAAAGGCGAATCCCAGGCCACGCTCGATGCTTACGGCGTGAACCGCATCGAGCCTCCCATCAAGAGCAACCTCGGCGGCATCGGCAACTTCCAGACCTTCTCACGCCATTGCCTCATTGCACGCCGCATGGTCGAGCGCGGCGTCCGCTTCGTAAACATCATCCACGCTTCCTGGGATCATCACAGCTCCCTTGATCCTCAGCTCGCACACAATTGCCAGATGGTCGATCAGCCCATCGCTGCTTTGCTCAAAGACCTCAAACAGCGCGGCCTGCTCGATACCACCCTCGTCGTCTGGGGCAGCGAATTCGGCCGCACCGCTCTGGGCGAAAACCGCAAAGGCTTCAAAAAAGTCACCGGACGCGATCACCATCCCTACGCCTTCAGTCTCTGGATGGCCGGCGGCGGCATCAAAGGCGGCCAGGTCTATGGAGAGACGGACGACTTCGCCTGGCACGTCGCGCGCGATCCCGTCTCCATCCACGACTTCCACGCCACCATCCTCAATCTCTTCGGCCTCGATCACAACAAGCTCAGCTATCGCTTCCAGGGCCTGGACTTCCGCCTCACCGGAGTCAATCCAGCCAAAGTGGTTAAGGGGCTCATCGCCTGA
- a CDS encoding DUF1501 domain-containing protein, with protein MLTLFSRQSSSRCCDGLSRRSFLRVGGLGLGGLSLPGLLRAESELGRGKSQKALILVYLPGGPPHQDMYDLKMDAPSEVRGPFKPIATNVPGIQISEHLPRMAKMADKLTFIRSVVGAKDRHESFQCVTGRLSNNAPPGGWPEIGSVVSKLKGGAPAVPGYVNLSQQMKHTPYNQGRPSFLGVAHAPFMPLERGKEDMSLNGVTLERLDDRRGLLSAFDNFRRETDASGTMAGIDVFRQQAYGILTSSQLVDALDLSKESPKIRERYGKGTAKIQGDAAPRLNEQFLLARRLVEAGVRVVTLSYSFWDWHGQNFKNAQENLPDFDQAISALVEDLHERGMDKDVTVLAWGEFGRTPRVNDKGGRDHWPAVSCALLAGGGMQNGQVIGATDRLGAEASDRPVHFQEIFATLYNNLGINPHTSTVSDFSGRPHYLVDNEFQSIKELA; from the coding sequence ATGCTCACTCTCTTTTCCCGCCAGTCTTCCAGCCGCTGCTGCGATGGTCTTTCCCGTCGCTCCTTTCTCCGAGTCGGCGGGCTGGGTCTGGGTGGTTTGAGCCTGCCCGGACTTCTGCGCGCAGAGTCCGAGCTCGGGCGCGGAAAATCGCAGAAGGCGCTCATCCTGGTGTATCTGCCCGGCGGTCCTCCGCATCAGGACATGTACGACCTGAAAATGGACGCACCCTCGGAGGTGCGCGGTCCCTTCAAGCCCATCGCCACCAATGTTCCTGGCATCCAGATCAGCGAGCACCTGCCGCGCATGGCAAAGATGGCCGACAAGCTCACTTTCATCCGCAGTGTGGTGGGGGCCAAGGACCGGCATGAAAGCTTTCAGTGTGTCACCGGCCGCCTCAGCAACAATGCGCCTCCCGGCGGCTGGCCGGAGATCGGCAGCGTGGTGTCAAAGCTCAAAGGCGGCGCACCCGCCGTGCCCGGCTATGTGAATCTCTCCCAGCAGATGAAGCACACGCCCTACAATCAGGGGCGACCGAGTTTCCTCGGAGTGGCCCATGCGCCTTTCATGCCGCTGGAGCGCGGAAAAGAAGACATGTCCCTCAATGGCGTTACGCTGGAGCGCCTGGACGATCGTCGCGGGCTGCTTTCCGCCTTCGACAACTTCCGCCGCGAGACCGATGCCTCGGGCACCATGGCTGGCATCGATGTCTTCCGTCAGCAGGCCTACGGCATCCTTACTTCATCCCAGCTGGTGGATGCGCTCGATCTCTCCAAGGAGTCGCCCAAAATCCGTGAGCGCTACGGCAAAGGCACCGCCAAAATTCAAGGCGATGCCGCACCGCGTCTCAATGAGCAGTTCCTGCTCGCCCGCCGTCTCGTCGAGGCCGGTGTGCGCGTCGTCACTCTCAGCTACAGCTTCTGGGACTGGCACGGACAGAATTTCAAAAACGCCCAGGAAAACCTTCCTGACTTTGATCAGGCGATCTCAGCTCTTGTGGAGGATCTGCATGAGCGGGGTATGGACAAAGATGTGACCGTGCTCGCCTGGGGCGAGTTTGGGCGCACGCCGCGCGTCAATGACAAAGGTGGCCGCGATCACTGGCCCGCAGTTTCCTGTGCTCTCCTCGCCGGAGGCGGCATGCAGAATGGCCAGGTCATCGGTGCCACAGACCGTCTCGGCGCGGAGGCCTCGGATCGCCCGGTGCATTTCCAGGAGATCTTCGCCACGCTCTATAACAATCTCGGCATCAATCCTCACACCAGCACGGTGTCGGATTTCTCCGGCCGACCACACTACCTCGTCGATAATGAGTTCCAGTCGATCAAAGAGCTGGCCTGA
- a CDS encoding PSD1 and planctomycete cytochrome C domain-containing protein, translating into MRLVIPFVLIASSSALAAEARVEFNRDIRPILAAKCYACHGPDEDKREADLRLDVRAEAVKSAIRPGKPEASELWKRITHTDPGDVMPPPSSPKQLTQMERDLIRRWIATGAEYQNHWAFEPIKRPQVPASSGTNPIDAFIEARLNTHNLHPAPSAAPITLLRRIYLDLTGLPPAPADLSVLSHWSDKTYEQVVDHLLASPAFGERWARHWLDMARYADSNGFLGDGLRPSAYLYRDWVIRAFNADLPFDQFTIEQLAGDLLPSPTQDQLRATGFHRNAALNTEAGVDKEEARYQNLVDRVNTTGRVWMGLTVGCAQCHTHKYDPITIRDYYSFYAFFDNTEDRDEAGTKAQTLAEVSKDRRQTYVHMAGDYTRRGPDVMPASLSALPSMKKPVQPEPSRLDLARWLVSPQHPLTSRVAVNHIWSKLFGFGLVRTPDDFGTAGESPSHPELLDWLASEFMRKGWSRKQLIKLIVMSHTYRQSSAHREDIVEIDPLNCLLARQNRIRLDAEILRDSALAVSGLLKHTIGGPSFRPPLPEDVFDVGRSSNWKASPGDEIYRRSLYIITLRSVLYPTLTTFDSPDAADACVRRERSNTPLQALTMMNDGVFVEAARSLARRALAEASPDTPSRLRHLFTLTLNRAPRPEELQRLTAFHAEQKASVLKDGAAALQILGSTVSSDQVEEATFVAVARVLLNLDEFINRE; encoded by the coding sequence ATGCGCCTCGTCATTCCATTCGTGCTCATAGCCTCCAGCAGCGCTCTCGCTGCGGAGGCACGAGTGGAATTCAACCGCGACATCCGCCCCATCCTGGCCGCCAAGTGCTACGCCTGCCACGGCCCCGATGAAGACAAGCGCGAAGCCGACCTGCGTCTCGATGTCCGTGCCGAGGCCGTGAAGTCTGCCATTCGCCCCGGCAAGCCTGAAGCCAGCGAATTGTGGAAACGCATCACCCACACTGATCCTGGGGACGTGATGCCTCCCCCCTCGTCGCCCAAGCAGCTCACCCAGATGGAGCGTGATCTCATCCGTCGCTGGATTGCCACAGGTGCCGAATACCAGAACCACTGGGCCTTTGAGCCGATCAAGCGCCCGCAGGTCCCAGCCTCCAGCGGCACCAATCCCATCGACGCTTTCATCGAAGCCCGGCTAAATACGCACAATCTCCATCCTGCGCCATCCGCTGCACCCATCACGCTGCTGCGCCGCATTTATCTCGATCTCACCGGCTTGCCGCCAGCTCCTGCGGATCTCTCTGTTCTCAGCCACTGGTCTGACAAAACCTACGAGCAGGTCGTGGATCACCTTCTCGCATCGCCTGCGTTCGGAGAGCGCTGGGCCCGCCATTGGCTCGACATGGCCCGCTACGCTGACTCCAATGGCTTCCTCGGCGACGGCCTTCGCCCCAGTGCCTATCTGTATCGCGACTGGGTCATTCGTGCCTTCAATGCCGATCTTCCGTTCGATCAGTTCACCATCGAGCAGCTCGCCGGCGATCTTTTGCCCAGCCCCACACAGGACCAGCTCAGAGCCACCGGCTTCCATCGCAATGCAGCGCTCAATACCGAGGCGGGTGTGGACAAAGAAGAGGCTCGCTACCAAAACCTCGTCGATCGCGTCAATACCACCGGCCGCGTCTGGATGGGCCTCACCGTGGGCTGCGCCCAATGCCACACCCACAAATACGACCCCATCACCATCCGCGACTACTACAGCTTTTACGCCTTCTTCGACAACACTGAGGACCGCGATGAGGCAGGGACCAAGGCCCAGACTCTCGCAGAAGTCAGCAAAGACCGCCGCCAGACCTACGTGCACATGGCTGGCGACTACACACGCCGTGGTCCGGATGTCATGCCCGCCAGCCTTTCTGCGCTTCCTTCCATGAAAAAGCCCGTGCAGCCCGAGCCCTCGCGTCTCGATCTCGCTCGCTGGCTTGTCTCACCGCAGCATCCGCTCACCAGCCGCGTGGCGGTCAATCACATCTGGAGCAAGCTCTTCGGCTTCGGGCTTGTCCGCACTCCTGATGACTTTGGCACTGCGGGCGAGTCCCCCTCGCATCCGGAACTCCTCGACTGGCTCGCCTCTGAGTTCATGCGCAAGGGCTGGAGTCGCAAGCAGCTCATCAAGCTCATCGTCATGAGCCACACCTACCGCCAGTCCTCCGCGCATCGCGAGGACATCGTCGAAATCGATCCTCTCAATTGCCTCCTCGCCCGCCAGAACCGCATCCGCCTCGATGCCGAAATCCTGCGCGACTCCGCTCTCGCTGTCAGCGGTTTGCTCAAGCACACCATCGGCGGCCCCAGCTTCCGCCCACCGCTGCCGGAGGATGTTTTCGATGTCGGTCGTTCTTCCAACTGGAAGGCCAGCCCGGGCGACGAAATCTACCGTCGTAGCCTCTACATCATCACACTGCGCAGCGTTCTCTATCCCACGCTCACTACTTTCGACTCACCCGATGCCGCAGATGCCTGTGTGCGTCGGGAGCGTAGCAATACCCCGCTGCAGGCCCTCACGATGATGAATGACGGCGTCTTTGTCGAGGCCGCCCGCTCGCTTGCTCGCCGCGCCTTGGCCGAAGCTTCCCCAGACACGCCCTCCCGCCTGCGGCATCTTTTTACGCTCACGCTCAACCGTGCTCCCCGGCCAGAGGAGCTCCAGCGCCTCACCGCCTTCCACGCAGAGCAAAAAGCCTCGGTGCTAAAAGACGGCGCAGCCGCCCTGCAGATCCTCGGCAGCACCGTCTCATCAGATCAGGTGGAGGAGGCCACCTTCGTCGCAGTCGCGCGGGTGCTATTGAACCTCGATGAATTCATCAACCGCGAATAG
- a CDS encoding alkaline phosphatase D family protein, whose translation MNAAHTPPSGINSRRRFLAGLPAIGLIAAHAADEAPLQDIVFGSCLDTHDHPMLDRTLTLPRDLFIFMGDNVYADKGGIPMMQEKYALLKNSRFFKGLKNKPILATWDDHDFGENDGGGSYPHKKEAQVEFWNWLDEPASSPRRQQEGVYQAQTFGPVGKRVQVVLLDTRYFRSPLKKVPKDKAMLGGSYVPTDDTSTTMLGAAQWSWLSQVLQQPADLRLIVSSIQFAPEAHGGECWANMPHEQQRLLKLLQGQTAVILSGDRHWCEFSHNGVYDFTSSSMTQKHPRGSPTPNKFRCVPKTYHLPNVGQLHIDWSAATLTAKIFGTEGNAKIEQTLAFKDLKVA comes from the coding sequence ATGAATGCCGCTCACACTCCGCCCTCCGGCATCAACAGCCGCCGCCGCTTTCTGGCGGGTCTTCCCGCCATCGGATTGATCGCCGCCCACGCGGCCGATGAAGCCCCCTTGCAGGACATTGTCTTTGGCTCCTGCCTGGACACGCACGACCACCCCATGCTGGATCGCACTCTCACCCTGCCGCGTGATCTCTTCATCTTCATGGGAGACAATGTCTATGCCGACAAAGGCGGCATCCCCATGATGCAGGAAAAGTACGCGCTGCTCAAAAACAGCCGCTTTTTCAAAGGCCTGAAAAACAAACCTATCCTCGCCACCTGGGACGATCACGACTTTGGCGAAAACGACGGCGGAGGCAGCTATCCGCATAAAAAGGAGGCCCAGGTGGAGTTCTGGAACTGGCTCGACGAGCCTGCTTCTTCGCCACGTCGTCAGCAGGAGGGCGTTTATCAGGCCCAGACCTTCGGTCCTGTCGGGAAGCGTGTGCAGGTGGTCCTGCTGGACACTCGCTACTTCCGCAGTCCCCTCAAAAAGGTGCCGAAGGACAAGGCCATGCTCGGCGGCTCCTACGTGCCCACGGACGACACCTCCACCACCATGCTCGGTGCCGCACAGTGGAGCTGGCTGTCCCAGGTGCTCCAGCAGCCTGCAGACCTCCGTCTCATCGTCTCCAGCATCCAGTTTGCCCCTGAGGCGCACGGTGGTGAATGCTGGGCCAACATGCCTCACGAGCAGCAGCGCCTGCTGAAGCTCCTGCAGGGCCAGACCGCTGTCATCTTGAGCGGCGACCGCCACTGGTGCGAGTTCTCACACAACGGCGTGTATGACTTCACCTCCAGCTCCATGACGCAAAAGCACCCGCGCGGCTCTCCTACGCCAAATAAATTCCGCTGCGTCCCCAAGACCTATCATCTGCCCAATGTCGGCCAGCTTCACATCGACTGGTCCGCCGCCACGCTCACGGCAAAGATTTTCGGCACAGAAGGTAACGCCAAAATAGAGCAGACGCTGGCTTTCAAAGATCTCAAAGTGGCCTAG
- a CDS encoding Gfo/Idh/MocA family protein, whose product MKHALFLAIAFLVCTAGSAFSQDTLKPLRAGIIGLDTSHVPAFTKLFNNPKADGDLAGIKVVAGYPGGTDMPASKDRVAKFTEQVRGMGVEIVDSIPKLLEKVDVVLIESVDGRIHLKEAREVFKSGKLVYIDKPLAGALPESIALFELAKKHHVKTWSSSSSRFGADLLALKGNEEIGDILGVTTWGPCSYQSGTPDLFFYAIHGIESLFTLMGTGCETVSRSKGPVTDQVTGTWKDGRIGTYRGIVRGKSEFGAIVYGSKGVRQGAKTISYEALCRQIGKFFRTGEPPVSEAETIEIFTFMEAADESLRQGGKPVALAEVLAKAKEEAAKLVP is encoded by the coding sequence ATGAAACACGCTCTCTTTCTCGCCATAGCATTCCTTGTCTGCACCGCAGGCTCCGCGTTTTCGCAAGACACGCTCAAGCCCCTTCGGGCTGGCATCATTGGCCTTGATACCTCGCACGTGCCGGCGTTCACCAAGCTCTTCAACAACCCCAAGGCTGATGGCGATCTCGCTGGCATCAAGGTGGTGGCAGGCTATCCCGGCGGCACCGACATGCCCGCCAGCAAGGACCGCGTGGCCAAATTCACCGAACAGGTTCGCGGCATGGGCGTGGAGATTGTCGACTCCATTCCGAAACTGCTCGAAAAGGTGGATGTCGTGCTCATTGAAAGCGTCGATGGCCGCATCCATCTGAAGGAGGCCCGGGAAGTCTTTAAATCTGGCAAGCTCGTCTATATCGACAAGCCCCTCGCTGGTGCACTCCCCGAGTCCATCGCACTCTTTGAGCTGGCAAAAAAGCACCACGTCAAAACCTGGTCGAGCTCATCGTCTCGCTTTGGTGCCGATCTTCTTGCATTGAAAGGGAATGAGGAAATCGGCGACATCCTTGGCGTCACCACATGGGGGCCATGCTCCTACCAAAGCGGCACGCCGGATCTTTTCTTCTACGCCATCCATGGAATCGAGTCGCTCTTCACTCTCATGGGCACCGGCTGTGAAACGGTTTCCCGAAGCAAAGGACCTGTCACCGATCAAGTCACCGGCACGTGGAAAGACGGCCGCATCGGCACCTACCGCGGTATCGTGCGTGGAAAGTCTGAATTCGGTGCCATAGTCTATGGCAGCAAGGGGGTGCGTCAGGGAGCCAAAACGATCAGCTATGAGGCGCTGTGCCGCCAGATCGGCAAATTCTTCCGCACCGGCGAGCCTCCGGTGAGCGAGGCCGAGACGATCGAAATCTTCACCTTCATGGAGGCTGCGGATGAAAGCCTGCGCCAGGGCGGCAAACCCGTGGCGCTGGCGGAGGTGCTGGCAAAGGCGAAGGAGGAGGCCGCGAAACTGGTGCCATGA
- a CDS encoding sialidase family protein, with the protein MHLRSIVLAVPLLLTSAFAQNGLQKKDVTLAPPKNLKTKLSPGYTIPVVDISGDKERQVIVDQEKSQYLGHPTTLLLEDNKTMLIVYPKGHGRGPIVYKRSTDTGLTWSDRLPTPESWKTSMEVPTLHRVVDASGKKRIIMFSGLHPIRMAVTEDDGANWSELAPIGNFGGIVAMGTVIDLKTPGHYLAFFHDDGRYIRGAPSKAWRFWVYTTLSKDGGLTWSAPTPIAMLPDANLCEPGALRSPDGKQIAVLLRENSRKYNSFVIFSNDEGQTWTEPKELPAALTGDRHVAKYTPDGRLFISFRDTTHVSPTKGDWVGWVGKYEDIVNGTEGQYRVRIMDNTKGADCTYPGIEVLPDGTIVTTTYGHWTEGEAPYIVSVRFKLAELDAKAAKK; encoded by the coding sequence ATGCATCTCCGCTCCATCGTCCTTGCTGTCCCGCTTCTGCTCACGTCCGCCTTTGCCCAGAACGGACTGCAAAAGAAAGACGTCACACTGGCCCCGCCCAAGAATCTCAAAACCAAGCTCTCTCCGGGCTACACAATTCCTGTTGTCGACATCAGCGGTGACAAGGAACGCCAGGTCATCGTGGACCAGGAGAAAAGCCAGTACCTCGGCCACCCCACCACGCTCCTTTTGGAGGACAACAAGACGATGCTCATCGTCTATCCCAAAGGCCATGGACGCGGTCCCATCGTTTACAAGCGCAGCACCGACACCGGTCTCACTTGGAGCGATCGCCTCCCCACGCCAGAATCTTGGAAGACTTCCATGGAAGTGCCCACGCTTCACCGTGTGGTCGATGCATCCGGCAAAAAGCGCATCATCATGTTCAGCGGCCTTCACCCCATCCGCATGGCCGTCACCGAAGACGATGGCGCAAATTGGAGCGAACTCGCTCCCATCGGCAACTTTGGCGGCATCGTCGCCATGGGCACCGTGATCGATCTCAAAACCCCCGGTCACTATCTCGCCTTCTTCCACGATGACGGCCGCTATATCCGTGGTGCACCATCCAAGGCCTGGCGTTTCTGGGTTTACACCACGCTTTCTAAAGACGGCGGCCTCACCTGGAGCGCCCCCACGCCCATTGCCATGCTGCCAGATGCCAACCTCTGCGAGCCCGGCGCGCTGCGTTCCCCGGATGGCAAACAGATCGCCGTCCTGCTGCGTGAAAATTCCCGCAAGTACAACTCCTTCGTCATCTTCTCCAATGACGAAGGCCAGACCTGGACGGAGCCCAAGGAACTGCCCGCCGCTCTGACGGGGGATCGCCACGTCGCCAAATACACGCCCGATGGTCGCCTTTTTATCAGCTTCCGCGACACCACCCATGTCAGCCCCACCAAAGGTGACTGGGTTGGTTGGGTTGGCAAATACGAGGACATCGTCAATGGCACGGAAGGCCAGTATCGCGTCCGCATCATGGACAACACCAAAGGCGCCGATTGCACCTATCCCGGCATCGAAGTCCTGCCAGACGGCACCATCGTCACCACCACCTACGGTCATTGGACTGAAGGCGAGGCTCCTTACATCGTCAGCGTCCGCTTCAAGCTGGCGGAGCTCGATGCCAAGGCCGCGAAAAAATAA
- a CDS encoding DUF1501 domain-containing protein has protein sequence MSCNRFDIPHTRRDFLQSAGCGFGAVALAGLMSEQRSAAAAAQLPQRMAKAKSVIFLFMEGGPSHLDTFDYKPLLNKLAGQSLPASFKPPITAMGEAKSPLLECKRTWKQYGQGGLWISDWFQNVAQHADDLAVIHSCASSGINHAGGVCSMNTGSVFGGRPSLGAWASYGLGTENKNLPGFVVIKDSEATVVNGVRNWGTGFMPAVYQGVEFNSDGVPIKYLDNPKGVDRKRQRDKLDLLGELNRDYGASRASNTELDARIRGYELAYKMQAEAPQAVDLSKESEATKKLYGMDNEATAVYGRNCLLARRLVESGVRFVQLYSGAGSKWDSHKGIEVNHSRLCNAVDKPIAGLLADLKARGLLDETLVIWGGEFGRTPMSEQGDGRDHNPTGFTMWMAGGGVKGGQTYGATDDLGLYAVEDRLHVHDLHSTILYLLGIDHTQLVYTHKGRPERIDQNEGHPMTRLLGA, from the coding sequence ATGAGCTGCAACCGATTCGACATCCCCCATACGCGTCGTGACTTTCTGCAAAGCGCAGGCTGCGGCTTTGGTGCCGTGGCCTTGGCGGGTCTCATGAGTGAACAGCGCTCCGCCGCTGCCGCCGCGCAGCTCCCGCAGCGTATGGCCAAGGCCAAGAGCGTCATTTTCCTCTTCATGGAGGGAGGCCCCAGCCACCTGGACACCTTTGATTACAAGCCGCTGCTCAACAAACTCGCAGGGCAGTCGCTTCCGGCCAGCTTCAAGCCGCCGATCACTGCCATGGGCGAGGCCAAGTCTCCGCTGCTCGAATGCAAACGCACATGGAAGCAGTACGGCCAGGGCGGCCTCTGGATTTCTGACTGGTTTCAGAATGTGGCGCAGCATGCCGATGACCTTGCTGTGATTCACTCCTGCGCCTCCAGCGGCATCAATCATGCCGGCGGTGTGTGCTCCATGAACACCGGCTCCGTCTTTGGCGGGCGTCCCTCCCTTGGTGCCTGGGCTTCCTACGGTCTGGGTACCGAAAACAAAAACCTGCCTGGCTTTGTCGTCATCAAGGACAGCGAGGCCACCGTGGTGAACGGTGTGCGCAACTGGGGCACGGGCTTCATGCCTGCGGTGTACCAGGGTGTCGAATTCAACTCCGACGGCGTGCCGATCAAATACCTCGACAATCCCAAGGGCGTGGATCGCAAGCGCCAGCGGGACAAGCTCGATCTTCTCGGTGAACTCAATCGCGACTACGGCGCCTCCCGTGCCAGCAATACCGAGCTGGATGCGCGCATCCGTGGTTACGAGCTTGCTTACAAAATGCAGGCCGAAGCTCCGCAGGCGGTGGATCTCAGCAAAGAGTCCGAAGCCACCAAAAAGCTCTATGGCATGGACAATGAGGCCACCGCCGTCTATGGCCGCAATTGCCTGCTCGCCCGTCGTTTGGTGGAAAGCGGTGTGCGCTTCGTCCAGCTCTACAGCGGAGCTGGCAGCAAGTGGGACAGCCACAAGGGCATCGAGGTCAATCACTCCAGGCTCTGCAATGCAGTGGATAAACCCATCGCTGGTCTGCTCGCCGATCTCAAGGCGCGTGGCCTGCTCGATGAGACGCTCGTCATCTGGGGCGGTGAATTCGGCCGCACACCGATGAGCGAGCAGGGAGACGGCCGCGACCACAATCCCACCGGTTTCACCATGTGGATGGCTGGCGGTGGGGTCAAAGGTGGCCAGACCTACGGTGCTACGGACGACCTCGGCCTCTACGCCGTGGAGGACCGCCTGCATGTGCACGATCTGCATTCCACCATCCTTTACCTGCTGGGCATTGATCATACCCAGCTCGTGTACACTCACAAAGGCCGCCCGGAACGCATTGATCAGAACGAAGGACATCCCATGACCAGGCTGCTGGGAGCGTAA